DNA sequence from the Terriglobia bacterium genome:
TGTCGGCACGCTCAAGCATCATGCCCGCACCCTGGCTTCCTACATGCGGCCGTTTCACTATGTGCTTCTCGAGCCCGGCCAGATGCCGCTCAATCGTGCCGCGAAGATCGACTACGTGCGCCTCAGCGAACTGGCCCGGCAGGAAGTCGACAGTCTGCGCAGCAAGGGCCGTTGGGACCGCGGGTAAGAATCAGTTGCGGTCCCGGATTCCGCCTGCGAGAATTGCGTTACTCAGCAGGAACCGGGAAGGCTGCTGCGCCGCAAATGCGGCTCGGTCAGGAAAGCAACCTGATATTGAGGGGGAAAATCCATGAAACAAAACGCGTTGTGTGCTGTTCTGGTGTTATATCTGACGGCTTTCTCAATCCCCGCTGCTGCCCAGGCACAAGCCCCGGCTGTGCCACCCAAGGTTTACACGGGATCCTTTGGAGCAGGCCTTGCGGTCACAGGCGGGAATACCGATACCGTAAATTTCAATCTCACTTTCGATTTGACGCGGGATCCCAAGACCAAAAACATCATCAAGGCTAACGCTGTTTACCTGAGGTCGAACGCAAACAGCGTGACCACAACAGACCGCCTGTCGCTCGGATTCAGGGACGATTACAGCCTGTCCAGGAGGCTTTTTGTTTACGGTGCCTTGGCATATATGAGGGACCCTTTCAAGGACATCAGCTATCTCATCAATCCCCAGGGCGGCCTTGGCGCCAAGCTGTATGCAACGGACAGGAATACATTCACTGTGAGCGGCGGAGCCGGCGGCGTCTGGGAGAAAGACACGGGATTGGACGTCAAGGCCAGCGGCACTATTAATGCCGGACAATCCTATTCGTTCAAGTTGTCGGATACGACAACGATTACCCAGGTCCTCACGGGGCTTTGGAAAACAAGCGATTTCAGTGATGCGCTCTACCATGCCGGCATCGCTATGGCAACCTCCATCACCCGACGTGTGCAGGTGAAGGTCGAGTTTCTCGACGACTACAAGAACGTGACGCCTAATCCGACCATAAAGAAGAACGATACGGCGTTTATCACCAGCTTCCTTTTTAAGTTCTGAATCGATTTCCTGGACGGTGTTACTTCTGGATAAGTCTGTCCTTGAACACTTTTTTGAACTTCTCCACCTTGGGGGTGATGACCGTAGCGCAATAACTTCTGCGGGGATTGGTGCGGTAGTAGTTCTGGTGATAGTCTTCGGCAGGCCAGAACCTCTTGAGCGGGACGATTTCCGTCACGATGGGACGATTCCAGATGTGCTCACGATCCAGCTTCGCCTTGTAGCTCTCGGCCAGCCTCTTCTGCTCCTCATCGTGGTAGAGAACCATCGAGCGGTACTGCGTCCCGATGTCGTTCCCCTGGCGGTTCCAGGTGGTAGGATCGTGGGTCTTCCAGAAGACCTCCAGCAGCTCGTCGTAGGAGATCTTTTGCGGATCGTAAGTGATCTGGCATACCTCCGCGTGCCCGGTGGTTCCCGTACAAACCTGCTCGTACGTGGGCTGGTCGGCCTGCCCTCCGGCAAACCCGGAGATCACTTTTTTGACGCCAC
Encoded proteins:
- a CDS encoding DUF481 domain-containing protein, whose translation is MKQNALCAVLVLYLTAFSIPAAAQAQAPAVPPKVYTGSFGAGLAVTGGNTDTVNFNLTFDLTRDPKTKNIIKANAVYLRSNANSVTTTDRLSLGFRDDYSLSRRLFVYGALAYMRDPFKDISYLINPQGGLGAKLYATDRNTFTVSGGAGGVWEKDTGLDVKASGTINAGQSYSFKLSDTTTITQVLTGLWKTSDFSDALYHAGIAMATSITRRVQVKVEFLDDYKNVTPNPTIKKNDTAFITSFLFKF
- the msrA gene encoding peptide-methionine (S)-S-oxide reductase MsrA, coding for MDDGGEKDGLKLATFGAGCFWCVEAIFQGLSGVKKVISGFAGGQADQPTYEQVCTGTTGHAEVCQITYDPQKISYDELLEVFWKTHDPTTWNRQGNDIGTQYRSMVLYHDEEQKRLAESYKAKLDREHIWNRPIVTEIVPLKRFWPAEDYHQNYYRTNPRRSYCATVITPKVEKFKKVFKDRLIQK